The following are encoded together in the Buteo buteo chromosome 24, bButBut1.hap1.1, whole genome shotgun sequence genome:
- the INSYN2B gene encoding protein INSYN2B, with product MAQQNMKMRPVLLKRNSLDSADFMRQPHHRRTKSQQVRFKDDGVNTKTELDTNHAQDIAFTTGKPEIFRDHNLLLHQSPSFPRAQKGLRNIAIQTSPSLRKHFPVFKKKKLTVSKSLTEIPTESANSIQVNGNLSERDIMSSDLCYLRITNDLEDGFRNSEVDCQLSQRPSNPQSNRPIHSDDLSVSEKTTVSTQVPEYIHVSFPQDSNVSMDAPDTTMNLSNSLHSSTVINSNENNESSTLSSNSEKTYPCLSNSANCSECNPHSDSCEADESDPESPAASKEASSKETTPLSPPSNHSSSPCFLRDYQQAGEHKTDSSCVTLTNDDHTIMSFTSSNASKSILSCNTEIKKNSTESDVSQCNSCLEGFHIKSYLPRNEIKPQTTKEISEINQIHLAHGELCALQGRLQSVEESLQSNQEKIKVLLNVIQDLEKSRALSEGRNFYHTGQDLNNCSTCQNTACIIYSVEYDFRQQEGRFHQILKTLDKAEQNSASPQKLPSDHSALDKKELRRKTKKVKRKCFWWI from the exons ATGGCCcagcaaaacatgaaaatgcGCCCAGTGCTACTGAAAAGGAACAGTCTGGATTCAGCTGATTTTATGAGACAGCCACATCACCGCAGGACCAAATCTCAGCAAGTTCGATTCAAGGATGATGGTGTGAACACAAAGACAGAACTGGATACCAATCATGCCCAAGATATAGCATTCACGActggaaaaccagaaatatttaggGATCACAATCTTTTGCTACATCAATCTCCATCTTTTCCAAGGGCTCAGAAGGGCCTTCGGAATATTGCCATACAAACATCTCCTAGCCTCCGGAAACACTtcccagtttttaaaaagaaaaagctgacaGTAAGCAAGTCATTAACAGAAATACCAACGGAGTCTGCAAATTCTATCCAAGTAAATGGCAATCTTTCTGAACGAGACATTATGTCTTCAGATCTCTGTTACTTAAGAATAACTAATGATTTGGAAGATGGATTTAGAAATAGTGAGGTGGACTGTCAGTTAAGTCAAAGACCATCAAACCCACAAAGCAATAGACCTATCCACTCAGATGATCTCTCAGTATCAGAGAAGACAACTGTTTCTACACAGGTGCCTGAATACATACACGTGAGTTTTCCACAAGACAGCAATGTTTCCATGGATGCACCAGACACAACCATGAATTTAAGTAATTCACTGCATTCTTCTACTGTCATaaatagcaatgaaaataatgaaagcagCACACTGTCATCTAATTCTGAAAAAACATACCCTTGCCTAAGCAATTCTGCTAACTGCAGTGAATGTAATCCTCACTCTGACTCTTGTGAAGCAGATGAAAGTGATCCTGAGTCGCCTGCAGCCAGCAAAGAAGCAAGCAGTAAGGAAACTACTCCATTATCACCTCCATCAAATCACAGTTCATCTCCTTGTTTCCTCAGAGACTATCAACAGGCAGGAGAGCACAAAACAGATTCCAGCTGTGTGACATTAACAAATGATGATCACACAATAATGTCATTCACCAGCAGTAATGCATCAAAATCTATTTTGTCATGTAATacagaaatcaagaaaaattCTACTGAGTCAGATGTTTCCCAGTGTAACAGCTGTTTAGAAGGATTTCACATAAAGTCTTATCTGCCaaggaatgaaataaaaccacaaaccacCAAAGAGATTagtgaaataaatcaaattCATTTGGCACATGGTGAACTCTGTGCCCTACAAGGCAGGCTGCAGTCTGTAGAGGAATCCTTGCAGTCGAACCAGGAGAAGATTAAAGTACTTTTGAATGTAATCCAAGACCTGGAAAAATCCAGAGCCCTCAGTGAAGG GCGTAACTTCTATCACACTGGTCAAGACCTCAACAACTGCAGCACCTGTCAGAACACCGCATGTATCATTTACAG TGTAGAATATGACTTCAGACAACAAGAAGGAAGATTTCATCAGATTTTGAAAACGCTGgataaagcagaacaaaattcaGCTTCACCGCAGAAGCTACCATCTGATCATTCAGCTCTCGACAAAAAGgagttaagaagaaaaacaaaaaaggtgaaaagaaaatgcttctggTGGATTTGA